One genomic segment of Vulpes vulpes isolate BD-2025 chromosome 2, VulVul3, whole genome shotgun sequence includes these proteins:
- the YIPF5 gene encoding protein YIPF5: protein MAGFENLNTDFYQTSYSIDDQSQQSYDYGGSGGPYSKQYAGYDYSQQGRFVPPEMMQPQQPYTGQIFQPTQAYTPTTPQPFYGNNFEDEPPLLEELGINFDHIWQKTLTVLHPLKVADGSIMNETDLAGPMVFCLAFGATLLLAGKIQFGYVYGISAIGCLGMFCLLNLMSMTGVSFGCVASVLGYCLLPMILLSSFAVIFSLQGMVGIILTAGIIGWCSFSASKIFISALAMEGQQLLVAYPCALLYGVFALISVF, encoded by the exons ATGGCAGGCTTTGAGAACTTGAACACGGATTTCTACCAGACGAGTTACAGCATCGATGACCAGTCACAACAGTCCTATGATTACGGAGGAAGTGGAGGACCCTATAGCAA ACAGTATGCTGGCTATGACTACTCGCAGCAAGGCCGATTTGTCCCTCCAGAGATGATGCAGCCACAACAGCCATACACCGGGCAGATTTTTCAGCCAACTCAGGCATACACTCCAACAACACCTCAGCCATTCTATGGAAACAATTTTGAAGATGAGCCACCCTTATTAGAAG aattAGGTATCAATTTTGACCACATCTGGCAAAAAACACTAACAGTGTTACATCCGTTAAAAGTAGCAGATGGCAGCATCATGAATGAGACTGATTTGGCAGGACCAATGGTTTTTTGCCTTGCCTTTGGAGCTACGTTGTTACTG GCTGGCAAAATCCAGTTTGGCTATGTATATGGGATCAGTGCAATTGGATGTCTAGGAATGTTTTGTTTACTAAACTTAATGAGTATGACAGGTGTTTCATTTGGGTGTGTGGCAAGTGTCCTTGGATATTGTCTTCTTCCCATGATCCTACTTTCCAGCTTTGCAGTGATATTTTCTTTGCA AGGAATGGTAGGAATCATTCTCACTGCTGGAATTATTGGATGGTGTAGTTTTTCTgcttccaaaatttttatttctgcattagCCATGGAAGGACAGCAACTTCTAGTAGCATATCCTTGTGCTTTGTTATATGGAGTCTTTGCcctaatttctgttttttga